A genomic window from Synechococcus sp. CBW1107 includes:
- a CDS encoding HEAT repeat domain-containing protein encodes MMGDSGRFNNLHPGLSHDEALRILALPVEQLESGSDRYMAAAHMINFPGQRSEQALLNLLDDDDDDSQPTRLARRKAVEVLARLGCKDAIPSIGSCLLSEDHYLVENAAWALQQLGCRDQHILNQMIMLLSDTGQNRRILAQSLAGLGVIEALPAIELLQDDEVPGVRGAALAAVATLSGSHERVSELAEHLFLANQMDRQSAIQDVINSRAAELLPQVLQAPVSSVFRLRALRLLWPEAEPLHQGLSLLETLDRLLLDQPEDVQVVHRYDEVPEISFLINELFGTDFSRCYLALQAVSTHSGMSLWHLLEQRWLEEAHNDYGAHYFFLRLFGRIAGWGDAQDRVEDLCESAIQNYRPQFVKSRPAAILSLLRLNPERLSSHLPDLLDAQEESSWECRYTALMAMQELVKQGSVNGVSGLAEMILSPDPDLYVESKRKQVRALLADL; translated from the coding sequence ATGATGGGCGATTCCGGTCGCTTCAACAACCTCCATCCCGGCCTCAGTCACGATGAGGCATTGCGCATTCTTGCCTTGCCGGTGGAGCAGCTTGAGTCAGGCAGCGATCGCTACATGGCGGCAGCCCACATGATCAATTTTCCCGGTCAGCGTTCCGAGCAGGCATTGCTGAATCTACTTGATGACGACGACGACGACAGTCAACCCACTCGTTTGGCCAGGCGTAAGGCTGTGGAGGTGCTGGCGCGCCTTGGCTGTAAGGATGCCATTCCAAGCATCGGCAGTTGTCTCCTGAGTGAGGATCACTATCTGGTAGAAAATGCAGCGTGGGCCCTGCAACAACTGGGTTGCCGGGATCAACATATCCTGAACCAGATGATCATGTTGTTGTCAGATACCGGGCAGAACCGGCGCATACTGGCTCAGAGTCTGGCCGGCTTAGGGGTGATTGAGGCCCTTCCGGCGATCGAACTCCTTCAGGATGATGAAGTACCAGGAGTGCGTGGGGCTGCTCTGGCGGCCGTCGCCACCCTCTCGGGAAGCCATGAGAGAGTCAGTGAGCTGGCAGAGCACTTGTTTCTTGCCAACCAGATGGATCGACAGTCGGCGATCCAGGATGTGATCAATTCCAGGGCCGCAGAGCTGCTTCCCCAGGTTCTGCAGGCGCCGGTCTCCTCAGTCTTTCGGCTTCGAGCTCTGCGGCTGCTTTGGCCGGAAGCTGAGCCACTTCATCAGGGCCTGTCGCTTCTGGAAACGCTGGATAGGTTGCTCTTGGATCAGCCGGAAGATGTCCAGGTTGTTCATCGCTATGACGAAGTACCAGAGATTTCCTTTCTGATCAATGAGTTGTTTGGTACCGACTTCAGTCGTTGCTATCTTGCTCTTCAAGCCGTGAGCACTCATTCTGGGATGTCACTCTGGCATCTCCTAGAACAGCGTTGGCTGGAGGAAGCTCATAACGATTATGGAGCCCACTATTTCTTCCTGCGGCTGTTCGGGCGGATTGCAGGCTGGGGAGATGCGCAGGATAGAGTGGAGGACCTTTGTGAAAGCGCCATTCAAAATTATAGGCCACAATTTGTGAAGTCTCGTCCTGCCGCTATTCTCTCACTGTTGCGTTTAAATCCTGAACGTCTGTCATCACATCTACCAGATTTGTTGGATGCGCAGGAGGAATCCAGTTGGGAGTGTAGATATACTGCCTTGATGGCTATGCAGGAATTAGTCAAGCAGGGATCCGTCAATGGCGTTTCCGGCTTAGCGGAAATGATCCTGAGTCCTGATCCTGATCTCTACGTAGAAAGCAAAAGAAAGCAAGTCCGTGCGCTACTGGCTGATCTCTGA
- a CDS encoding HEAT repeat domain-containing protein, which yields MLLPEALSSEPTGVPATPPAVFLSESEASMLAADLKKQLRSGERPQGDEILIEKMVAGLGDPRGLMRLTFAESLGAIGTAAVPALCHALRTHENVTVRRAAAKTLTLIADPEALPVLVDALLNDGDPVVQGSAVGAMAATGECAVDALIAVLSSSESSSMHLGLASWGLAFVGAQAPAALRRAARSSHTEVRIAAIAALGEQIQSLNDQEARELVIEALGDSAELVRAEAVILLGKLHEPTWATPLLKPLLGDNSAQVRKNTALSLMKLGAIDALPDLESAAGSEASPEVKPILNLSIQQLRQHQEDSKEG from the coding sequence ATGCTCCTCCCAGAAGCCTTGAGCAGCGAGCCCACCGGCGTTCCAGCCACACCTCCAGCCGTCTTCCTCAGCGAGTCAGAGGCCTCCATGCTGGCCGCAGATCTCAAGAAGCAACTTCGTTCAGGTGAACGCCCCCAAGGCGACGAGATTCTGATCGAAAAAATGGTGGCAGGGCTGGGAGATCCACGTGGCCTGATGCGTCTCACGTTCGCCGAAAGCCTTGGTGCGATCGGCACAGCAGCCGTACCGGCTCTCTGCCACGCACTGCGCACCCATGAGAATGTGACGGTTCGCCGTGCAGCCGCGAAAACCCTCACTCTGATCGCTGATCCTGAAGCTCTGCCTGTTCTGGTTGATGCCCTGCTGAACGATGGGGATCCAGTGGTGCAGGGATCGGCTGTCGGCGCAATGGCCGCCACCGGAGAGTGTGCCGTGGATGCGCTCATTGCTGTTCTCTCCAGCAGCGAGAGTAGCTCCATGCATCTGGGCCTGGCCAGTTGGGGGCTTGCCTTCGTTGGCGCCCAGGCACCCGCTGCCCTGCGACGCGCCGCACGGTCCTCCCACACCGAGGTGAGGATCGCAGCCATTGCTGCTCTTGGTGAGCAAATTCAGTCTCTCAATGACCAGGAAGCCCGAGAGCTGGTGATCGAGGCTCTTGGCGATTCCGCTGAACTCGTACGAGCCGAAGCCGTCATCCTGCTCGGGAAACTCCACGAGCCGACCTGGGCAACTCCTTTACTGAAACCCTTGCTCGGTGACAACTCGGCTCAGGTGCGCAAGAACACGGCCCTCTCTCTGATGAAACTAGGGGCGATTGACGCCCTACCAGATCTGGAGTCAGCTGCAGGCAGCGAAGCCAGCCCTGAAGTGAAACCCATCCTGAACCTCTCTATTCAGCAACTGAGGCAGCATCAAGAGGACAGCAAGGAAGGCTGA
- a CDS encoding DUF2656 family protein, which yields MTTFLLSHNLQVQSGSVPPWDAKQLAEGLPLHCASITKAEALSHPHWLIRIESPADSTALARELLKGWALLRQHHGHDTNHTILALGGRKDMPAAPGSPLELGAWGVDIVETVDADAFLASINWQALKAGRPADGVFELLLDPAEGL from the coding sequence ATGACCACATTTCTGCTGTCCCACAACCTGCAGGTTCAGAGTGGATCTGTGCCGCCATGGGATGCCAAACAACTGGCTGAGGGGCTGCCGCTTCACTGCGCCAGCATCACCAAGGCCGAGGCTCTGTCCCATCCTCACTGGTTGATCAGGATCGAGAGCCCAGCAGACTCGACGGCGCTGGCCAGGGAACTCTTGAAGGGCTGGGCCTTGCTGCGGCAGCACCACGGACACGATACGAACCATACGATTCTGGCTCTGGGCGGCCGCAAGGACATGCCAGCTGCACCCGGATCTCCACTGGAGCTGGGTGCCTGGGGGGTTGACATCGTGGAGACGGTGGATGCCGATGCTTTTCTTGCGTCCATCAACTGGCAAGCCCTGAAGGCGGGCCGACCTGCCGATGGTGTCTTCGAGCTGCTGCTTGATCCTGCAGAGGGCTTGTGA
- a CDS encoding phycobiliprotein lyase, translated as MTIERFLTRSQGQWRSMRSAHSLAFRQFEDVLSHIDIVLLSADHPDVSDILIRESIDPATIFSPFQMSWEAESDWEPDDPSATSKGSCILIPIPENDRAGKLIRSVGYAETESAASTYHFLDDDTFVLHTAYGQSIAEERIWFISEHVRCRSSVLRTSAGSGVLQTSFASEVRRIATE; from the coding sequence ATGACCATTGAGCGTTTTTTAACTCGATCGCAAGGCCAGTGGCGGTCGATGCGTTCAGCCCATTCGCTTGCCTTTCGACAGTTTGAAGATGTGCTCAGTCATATCGATATTGTACTGTTATCGGCAGACCATCCAGATGTAAGCGACATCCTAATCCGAGAATCCATAGACCCCGCCACTATCTTCTCTCCATTCCAGATGTCATGGGAGGCAGAATCGGACTGGGAACCAGACGACCCTTCCGCTACATCCAAGGGATCCTGTATTCTGATTCCCATCCCTGAAAATGATCGGGCTGGAAAGCTGATCCGTAGCGTTGGCTATGCTGAAACAGAGAGCGCGGCTTCAACCTATCACTTTCTTGACGACGATACCTTCGTCCTCCACACTGCTTATGGCCAATCCATTGCCGAAGAACGAATCTGGTTTATATCCGAACACGTCCGCTGTCGCTCCTCTGTTCTGCGTACATCAGCCGGGTCTGGAGTGCTGCAAACATCCTTTGCTTCTGAGGTAAGGCGGATAGCAACAGAATGA
- a CDS encoding chromophore lyase CpcT/CpeT, with protein sequence MIDATQAVHFVKTLSGRFSNHEQAQAEPTKFSHINIFFRPLAWNLFQGPWFYSEQSYDYDPWRPYRQGIHHMVVSADHILMLNFGLRNGLRCAGGGSKPDLLNGLEREDLLPRPGCAMEFRATTNDRYCGEVEPGCQCLIPRGGQMTYLVSEVEFDDYHWISRDRGFDPATHTYRWGSEHGPLRFKRLERYADHLGADWLRDNQAAQIETA encoded by the coding sequence ATGATAGATGCCACACAAGCTGTCCACTTCGTAAAGACTCTCTCAGGCCGATTTAGCAATCATGAACAGGCCCAAGCAGAGCCTACAAAGTTTTCCCACATCAATATTTTTTTTAGGCCCCTTGCTTGGAATCTTTTTCAGGGCCCTTGGTTTTACTCCGAGCAAAGTTACGATTACGATCCTTGGAGGCCATACCGACAAGGGATTCATCACATGGTGGTATCCGCCGATCATATTCTCATGCTCAATTTTGGGCTCCGCAACGGCTTACGTTGTGCTGGCGGTGGTTCAAAACCCGATCTCTTGAATGGGTTAGAACGGGAGGATCTGCTGCCTCGACCCGGCTGCGCGATGGAATTCCGTGCCACGACTAACGATCGTTACTGCGGTGAAGTCGAGCCGGGCTGCCAATGTCTTATTCCGCGAGGAGGTCAAATGACCTATCTTGTGAGTGAAGTTGAGTTTGATGATTACCATTGGATCAGCAGAGATCGCGGCTTCGACCCTGCCACCCATACCTATCGCTGGGGCTCCGAACATGGCCCACTCCGCTTCAAGCGGCTGGAACGTTACGCTGATCATCTCGGCGCTGACTGGCTGAGGGACAATCAAGCTGCTCAAATCGAAACGGCATGA
- a CDS encoding CpeR family transcriptional regulator encodes MSKHSPEKQLQTWIRSQHLICNGTDFIFETVDQSLIDRFESCLTALGGQVLSVKDVGQWPMGPRRSFKILRAVARVPRPMCNETVSYWANHGSNRTRYSEISQ; translated from the coding sequence ATGAGCAAGCACAGCCCAGAAAAGCAACTTCAAACCTGGATTCGCTCCCAACACTTGATCTGCAATGGCACAGACTTCATTTTTGAAACGGTTGATCAGAGCTTGATTGATCGATTTGAATCGTGCTTGACAGCACTTGGTGGACAGGTCCTGTCTGTCAAGGATGTTGGCCAATGGCCTATGGGCCCACGCCGGAGCTTCAAAATCCTCAGAGCCGTTGCGAGAGTCCCACGGCCTATGTGCAATGAAACTGTCAGCTACTGGGCAAACCATGGAAGCAACAGAACCCGCTATTCAGAGATCAGCCAGTAG
- a CDS encoding phycobilisome rod-core linker polypeptide: MEAELSQSRKWPDPSRGRLPGWLAEQPVHSFLSPDFNCFLFAMPVITRQATTSVQDYAHAQMVLRSAYRQVFGNAHLMDEELVSTAESLFLQGDLAVQGLVAALACSDTYRRLFLDKNGPYRFVELNFKHLLGRAPRDQAEVSEHVQRLANEGYEAEIASYVYSPEYIGAFGFDTVPYWRTTHTQTGESNLTYTRSLKLKGGEASFDGSSSSKLQVSLATGDAPSVAVRGGRGGSTNRNDRRFRINWTTASPSGLNRRAVQVSIVPFSSLTSTLQSLQRRGGSIVSVTND; encoded by the coding sequence GTGGAGGCCGAATTGTCTCAATCACGGAAGTGGCCTGATCCAAGCAGGGGCCGTCTGCCCGGCTGGCTCGCTGAGCAACCTGTCCATTCCTTTCTCTCCCCTGACTTCAACTGTTTTCTCTTTGCCATGCCAGTGATCACCAGACAAGCAACAACTTCAGTGCAAGATTATGCCCATGCACAGATGGTGCTGCGCTCCGCCTACCGCCAGGTCTTCGGCAATGCCCATCTGATGGATGAGGAGCTGGTATCAACTGCTGAAAGTCTCTTCCTCCAAGGGGACCTCGCAGTCCAGGGACTGGTTGCAGCCTTGGCCTGCTCAGACACCTACCGCCGGCTCTTCCTCGACAAGAATGGGCCCTACCGCTTTGTGGAGCTCAATTTCAAGCATCTGCTGGGAAGGGCTCCCCGCGATCAGGCCGAAGTGAGCGAACATGTTCAACGCTTAGCCAACGAGGGCTATGAAGCCGAGATAGCCAGCTATGTTTACTCCCCGGAATACATAGGAGCCTTCGGCTTCGACACGGTGCCTTACTGGCGCACAACTCATACCCAAACCGGGGAAAGCAACCTCACCTATACGCGTTCATTAAAACTCAAGGGGGGAGAAGCTTCCTTTGACGGTAGCTCCTCTTCCAAGCTTCAGGTCAGTCTTGCCACAGGTGACGCCCCTTCCGTTGCCGTTCGCGGCGGCAGAGGCGGCAGCACGAACCGGAATGACAGACGCTTTCGGATCAACTGGACTACCGCCTCGCCTAGCGGACTCAACCGCAGGGCTGTGCAGGTCTCCATTGTTCCGTTTAGCAGTCTCACTTCAACGCTGCAAAGCCTGCAGCGACGTGGAGGTTCCATTGTATCTGTTACAAATGATTAA